The following coding sequences lie in one Halorarum halophilum genomic window:
- a CDS encoding AMP-dependent synthetase/ligase — MDWRQAEREYEPDITRDSLAATFDASARRNAERVAQRYKGGVYDRSLVREGVVDAAPDGDYADLTYGEMHDLVRRLSAGFRDLGVAPGDRVGVFAHTRMEWAQSDFALLGAGGVVTTVYTSSSTEQVRHLLADPGATGVVVENRELLDRVIAVEDDLDLEFAVLLDGEPHERDDVHTLAEVHDRGADLDPGDGWVVDRDLDDLASLIYTSGTTGIPKGAELTHRNFLANVDQCYRRFGPRPDKDGADVARIDTSTTTLSYLPLAHVFERLAGHFLMFAAGATVAYAESPDTLREDFGLVRPTSATSVPRVYEKLYAAIREQASESSVKERIFHWATDVGREHHRADDPGLGLRLRYALADRLVFSSVKEALGGNVEFFISGGGSLSAELCELYHGMDVPILEGYGLTETAPVVAVNPPEEPKVGTIGPPVVGVDVKVDSTIAVTSEDDGGDGDRGGTDDTAEVGELLVKGPNVFRGYRNLPEKTEQAFDEDGWFRTGDVVEIRPDGYIAFRERAKQLMKLSTGKYVPPGAIEDAFAASEYVEQAMVLGDARRFVSALVVPNFPAVREWAAEEGIDLPEDPAGICRNDRVNALVQEEVDRVNGNFERHERIKQFRLVPEEFTEDNDLLTPTMKKKRRNILDRYADDVDLLYEA; from the coding sequence ATGGACTGGAGGCAGGCCGAGCGTGAGTACGAGCCCGACATCACGCGCGACTCGCTGGCGGCGACGTTCGACGCGAGCGCCCGGCGCAACGCCGAGCGCGTCGCCCAGCGGTACAAGGGCGGGGTGTACGACCGCTCGCTCGTCCGCGAGGGCGTCGTCGACGCGGCGCCCGACGGCGACTACGCCGACCTGACGTACGGCGAGATGCACGACCTCGTCCGGCGGCTCTCGGCGGGATTCCGTGACCTGGGGGTCGCGCCCGGCGACCGCGTCGGGGTCTTCGCGCACACCCGGATGGAGTGGGCCCAGTCGGACTTCGCGCTGCTCGGCGCCGGCGGCGTCGTCACGACCGTCTACACCTCGTCGTCCACGGAGCAGGTCCGCCACCTGCTCGCGGACCCCGGGGCGACGGGCGTCGTCGTCGAGAACCGGGAGTTGCTCGACCGCGTGATCGCCGTCGAGGACGACCTCGACCTGGAGTTCGCGGTCCTGCTCGACGGCGAACCGCACGAGCGCGACGACGTCCACACGCTCGCGGAGGTCCACGACCGCGGGGCCGACCTGGACCCCGGCGACGGCTGGGTCGTCGACCGCGACCTGGACGACCTCGCGAGCCTCATCTACACCTCGGGGACCACGGGCATCCCGAAGGGCGCGGAGCTCACCCACCGGAACTTCCTCGCGAACGTCGACCAGTGCTACCGACGGTTCGGCCCGCGGCCGGACAAGGACGGCGCCGACGTCGCCCGCATCGACACGTCGACGACGACGCTGTCGTACCTCCCCCTCGCACACGTGTTCGAGCGGCTCGCCGGCCACTTCCTCATGTTCGCGGCCGGCGCGACCGTCGCCTACGCGGAGTCGCCCGACACGCTCCGGGAGGACTTCGGGCTGGTGCGGCCCACCTCGGCCACGAGCGTCCCGCGCGTGTACGAGAAGCTGTATGCGGCCATCCGCGAGCAGGCGAGCGAGTCGAGCGTGAAGGAGCGCATCTTCCACTGGGCGACCGACGTCGGGCGCGAGCACCACCGGGCCGACGACCCCGGACTCGGGCTCCGCCTCAGGTACGCGCTCGCCGACCGGCTCGTCTTCTCCTCGGTGAAGGAGGCGCTCGGGGGTAACGTCGAGTTCTTCATCTCCGGGGGCGGGTCGCTCTCGGCGGAGCTCTGCGAGCTGTACCACGGGATGGACGTCCCCATCCTCGAGGGATACGGCCTCACCGAGACGGCGCCGGTCGTCGCGGTCAACCCCCCGGAGGAGCCGAAGGTCGGGACCATCGGCCCGCCGGTCGTCGGGGTCGACGTGAAGGTGGACTCGACCATCGCGGTCACCTCCGAGGACGACGGGGGGGACGGTGACCGAGGCGGTACCGATGACACCGCCGAGGTCGGGGAACTGCTCGTGAAGGGGCCGAACGTGTTCCGCGGGTACCGCAACCTCCCGGAGAAGACCGAACAGGCGTTCGACGAGGACGGATGGTTCCGAACCGGCGACGTGGTCGAGATCCGGCCCGACGGCTACATCGCCTTCCGCGAGCGGGCCAAGCAGCTGATGAAGCTCTCGACCGGGAAGTACGTGCCCCCGGGCGCCATCGAGGACGCCTTCGCCGCCTCGGAGTACGTCGAGCAGGCGATGGTGCTCGGCGACGCCCGGCGGTTCGTGAGCGCGCTCGTCGTCCCGAACTTCCCGGCCGTCAGGGAGTGGGCCGCCGAGGAGGGCATCGACCTCCCCGAGGACCCGGCCGGAATCTGCCGAAACGACCGGGTGAACGCGCTCGTCCAGGAGGAGGTCGATCGGGTGAACGGGAACTTCGAGCGGCACGAACGGATCAAGCAGTTCCGCCTCGTCCCCGAGGAGTTCACCGAGGACAACGACCTGCTCACGCCGACGATGAAGAAGAAGCGCCGGAACATCCTCGACCGGTACGCGGACGACGTGGACCTCCTCTACGAGGCGTGA
- a CDS encoding cation:proton antiporter domain-containing protein, translating to MVAGDGTLIALVAAIIGVGVVAQILSDRYQVPSIIFLLAAGITLGPEGLGVISSESFGDALPAIVGLSVAIIVFEGAFHLRIEKLREAPKETLRLVTLGAIIAFVATTVVVRYALGIQWGIAALIGALLVATGPTVVTPILEVVPVRDRVEAALETEGIVNDVTAAILAVVIFEAILAGTTAPGALLTLFVERLGTGVVIGGIVAALVFYALRYVDLSPGNAPQNARLLVLAGALVSYGAADFIVREAGIAAVATAGILLGNMDIPYEEDVTDFKGDVTLLVLSFVFIALAALLRFEDLLLLGWGGIAVVLAIILVIRPALVFLSSVGDRFSRQEKLFMSFVGPRGIIPASVSTLFAVELTELGMAGAANVLVGTVFLVILATVVLEGGFARRIAETLDVIPMRVLIIGGGTVGRTLATRLEDRGENVVIIDDDESQVQLARNEGHTVHHGDGTDTGVLQSAGADNARIVVAATGDDDVNLLVSQLAASKFEPETILARANNPENVEAFEELGVRTVASTIATAQAMDNYIERPALANWMGELGRTGDVQEVEVTAEEFAGRTVRDIGPDLPGGSIIALVARDGEAVVPNADFTMQTGDRVTIIGNREAVREAMSEFHPS from the coding sequence ATAGTGGCTGGCGACGGAACGCTCATCGCGCTGGTCGCCGCGATCATCGGGGTCGGGGTTGTCGCGCAGATCCTCTCCGATCGCTATCAGGTCCCGAGTATCATCTTCCTCCTGGCGGCGGGCATCACGCTCGGCCCGGAGGGACTCGGCGTCATCTCCTCCGAGTCGTTCGGCGACGCGCTTCCCGCCATCGTCGGGCTCTCGGTCGCCATCATCGTCTTCGAGGGGGCGTTCCACCTCCGCATCGAGAAGCTGCGCGAGGCGCCCAAGGAGACGCTGCGGCTCGTCACGCTCGGCGCGATCATCGCCTTCGTCGCGACGACCGTCGTGGTGCGGTACGCACTCGGCATCCAGTGGGGCATCGCCGCGCTCATCGGCGCGCTCCTCGTCGCGACCGGGCCGACGGTCGTCACCCCGATCCTCGAGGTCGTCCCCGTCCGGGACCGGGTGGAGGCGGCCCTCGAGACGGAGGGGATCGTCAACGACGTGACCGCGGCGATCCTCGCCGTCGTCATCTTCGAGGCCATCCTCGCCGGCACGACGGCTCCCGGCGCGCTGCTCACGCTGTTCGTCGAGCGACTCGGCACCGGCGTCGTCATCGGCGGGATCGTCGCGGCCCTGGTGTTCTACGCCCTCCGGTACGTCGACCTGTCGCCGGGGAACGCCCCCCAGAACGCTCGCCTGCTGGTGCTGGCCGGCGCGCTCGTCTCCTACGGCGCAGCCGACTTCATCGTCCGCGAGGCAGGCATCGCGGCGGTCGCGACCGCGGGGATACTGCTCGGGAACATGGACATCCCGTACGAGGAGGACGTCACCGACTTCAAGGGCGACGTGACGCTGCTGGTGCTCTCGTTCGTGTTCATCGCGCTGGCCGCGCTGCTGCGGTTCGAGGACCTCCTCCTGCTCGGCTGGGGCGGAATCGCCGTCGTCCTGGCGATCATACTCGTCATCCGGCCTGCGCTCGTGTTCCTCTCGTCGGTCGGCGACCGCTTCTCGCGGCAGGAAAAGCTGTTCATGTCGTTCGTCGGCCCGCGCGGGATCATCCCGGCGTCGGTCTCGACGCTGTTCGCGGTCGAACTCACCGAACTGGGGATGGCGGGGGCCGCGAACGTGCTCGTCGGCACGGTGTTCCTCGTCATCCTCGCGACCGTCGTGCTCGAGGGCGGGTTCGCCCGCCGCATCGCGGAGACGCTGGACGTGATACCAATGCGTGTACTCATCATCGGGGGCGGTACCGTGGGACGAACCCTCGCGACCCGCCTCGAAGACCGGGGAGAGAACGTCGTCATCATCGACGACGACGAATCACAGGTGCAGCTAGCCCGCAACGAGGGCCACACCGTCCACCACGGGGACGGGACCGACACGGGCGTGCTCCAGTCGGCCGGCGCCGACAACGCGCGCATCGTCGTCGCCGCCACGGGGGACGACGACGTCAACCTCCTCGTCTCCCAGCTGGCCGCCTCGAAGTTCGAGCCCGAGACGATCCTCGCGCGTGCGAACAACCCGGAGAACGTCGAGGCGTTCGAGGAACTCGGCGTGCGGACGGTCGCCTCCACCATCGCTACGGCGCAGGCGATGGACAACTACATCGAGCGACCCGCGCTCGCCAACTGGATGGGCGAACTCGGCCGCACCGGCGACGTCCAGGAGGTCGAGGTGACCGCCGAGGAGTTCGCCGGCCGGACGGTCCGCGACATCGGTCCGGACCTCCCCGGCGGCAGCATCATCGCGCTCGTCGCCCGCGACGGCGAGGCGGTGGTCCCGAACGCCGACTTCACGATGCAGACCGGCGACCGCGTCACCATCATCGGGAACCGGGAGGCCGTCCGGGAGGCGATGAGCGAGTTCCACCCGAGCTAA
- a CDS encoding PGF-CTERM sorting domain-containing protein, with amino-acid sequence MPAEHPRGDADASHSDSDASTGDTNARVDRRTFLRRTTAAGTGLATGAAGLGTATVDGVSAQEGTGTETGAEEGEEEADTVTTRGAFAADAPMLGNSDYTGLFVHVAGVNQDASTRNVSGCPFVESDDAVVAYDVTLIDRESAGTPQGDTLLFAEVDDDTVEYGKLFIVTGQRSCGSEHTEVQLEEVGAANIRTAGAGANDGADSGTETSIPGFGVGATVAGLIGGGELLRRRRSE; translated from the coding sequence ATGCCCGCGGAGCACCCTCGCGGCGACGCGGACGCCTCGCATAGTGACTCGGACGCCTCGACCGGTGACACGAACGCCCGTGTCGACCGGCGGACGTTCCTCCGCCGGACCACGGCTGCCGGTACCGGTCTCGCGACCGGCGCGGCAGGTCTCGGCACAGCGACCGTCGACGGCGTCAGCGCCCAGGAGGGCACCGGAACCGAGACGGGGGCCGAGGAGGGCGAGGAGGAGGCGGATACGGTCACGACGCGAGGTGCGTTCGCGGCGGACGCGCCGATGCTCGGGAACTCCGATTACACCGGGCTCTTCGTCCACGTCGCCGGCGTGAACCAGGACGCCTCGACCCGTAACGTGAGCGGCTGCCCGTTCGTGGAGAGTGACGATGCAGTCGTGGCGTACGACGTCACCCTCATCGACCGCGAGTCGGCCGGAACTCCTCAGGGGGATACGCTGCTGTTCGCGGAGGTGGACGACGATACGGTCGAGTACGGAAAGCTGTTCATCGTCACGGGACAGCGGTCCTGCGGTTCCGAACACACGGAGGTGCAACTCGAGGAGGTCGGCGCCGCGAACATCCGGACCGCCGGGGCCGGGGCGAACGACGGGGCGGATTCCGGGACGGAGACCTCGATCCCGGGCTTCGGCGTCGGTGCGACCGTCGCGGGGCTCATCGGCGGCGGTGAACTCCTCCGGCGACGGCGGTCGGAGTAG